A stretch of Paenibacillus mucilaginosus 3016 DNA encodes these proteins:
- a CDS encoding glycosidase — translation MSSLFEQRKQALEAEYEALISRRNEKLPLGNGIYDRYRYPVLTAQHAPLVWKYDFNPETNPFFMERLGINAAFNPGAIELNGRFYLVARVEGNDRKSFFAIAESANGTDGFRFWDHPVVLPETEEPDVNVYDMRLVKHEDGWIYGLFCTERKDPAAPPGDLSSAVAQCGIVRTKDLRSWERLADLKTKSNQQRNVVLHPEFVDGQYAFYTRPQDGFIDTGSGGGIGWGLSASMENASIENEVIIDHRQYHTIKEVKNGQGPAPIKTAKGWLHIAHGVRNTAAGLRYVLYAFLTDLNEPQKLTHAPGGHLIAPEGEERVGDVSNVVFCNGVIARENGDVFLYYASSDTRCHVATTTVDQLLDYVLNTPEDPLRSYACVQQRIALIDKNLQLTSV, via the coding sequence ATGAGTTCCCTTTTTGAACAACGCAAACAAGCCCTGGAAGCCGAATACGAGGCGCTGATCAGCCGCAGGAACGAGAAGCTGCCGCTCGGCAACGGTATCTATGACCGCTACCGGTATCCGGTTCTGACCGCCCAGCATGCACCGCTGGTCTGGAAGTACGACTTCAATCCCGAGACGAACCCGTTCTTCATGGAACGTCTCGGCATCAACGCCGCGTTCAACCCGGGCGCGATCGAGCTGAACGGCCGCTTCTACCTCGTGGCTCGCGTAGAAGGCAACGACCGCAAGTCGTTCTTCGCGATTGCCGAGAGTGCGAACGGAACGGACGGCTTCCGCTTCTGGGATCACCCGGTCGTGCTGCCGGAGACGGAAGAACCGGACGTCAACGTCTACGATATGCGTCTCGTGAAGCATGAGGACGGCTGGATCTACGGCCTCTTCTGCACGGAGCGCAAAGACCCGGCTGCGCCTCCGGGAGATCTCTCCAGCGCCGTCGCCCAGTGCGGGATCGTCCGCACGAAGGACCTGCGTTCGTGGGAGCGCCTCGCCGATCTCAAGACGAAGTCCAACCAGCAGCGCAATGTGGTGCTTCACCCCGAATTCGTGGACGGCCAGTACGCGTTCTACACGCGTCCGCAGGACGGCTTCATCGATACGGGTTCCGGCGGCGGGATCGGCTGGGGCTTGTCCGCCTCCATGGAGAATGCCTCCATCGAGAACGAAGTGATCATCGACCACCGCCAGTACCACACGATCAAGGAAGTGAAGAACGGCCAGGGACCGGCTCCGATCAAGACAGCGAAGGGCTGGCTGCACATCGCCCACGGCGTGCGCAACACCGCGGCAGGCCTTCGCTACGTGCTGTACGCCTTCCTGACCGACCTGAACGAGCCGCAGAAGCTCACGCACGCGCCGGGCGGCCACCTGATCGCCCCGGAAGGCGAAGAGCGGGTCGGCGACGTGTCGAACGTGGTCTTCTGCAACGGGGTCATCGCACGCGAGAACGGCGACGTGTTCCTGTACTACGCCTCCTCGGATACCCGCTGCCATGTGGCCACCACAACGGTGGACCAGCTGCTCGATTACGTGCTGAACACGCCGGAGGACCCGCTCCGCTCCTACGCCTGCGTGCAGCAGCGGATCGCACTTATCGATAAGAATCTGCAGCTGACGAGCGTGTAG
- a CDS encoding cupin domain-containing protein, with amino-acid sequence MYYVVHPPDSYFAYVSRSRYHFEWMLRHPFYSAYPTVPHGWRQGNHLSNENAPAAGSFRQEVIKDYGPGPFVVNIEMVTKMNAAYRTALWTGEHLQVTLMMIPVGEDIGLEVHPHTDQFLRIEEGEGLVQMGDSKEKLDYEARVYDNYAIMVPAGKWHNVTNKGDKPLQLYAIYAPPQHPTGTVHATKAAAMASEGGR; translated from the coding sequence ATGTATTACGTTGTTCATCCTCCGGATTCATATTTCGCCTATGTCAGCAGATCCCGTTATCACTTCGAGTGGATGCTAAGACATCCGTTCTATTCCGCGTATCCGACTGTACCCCATGGCTGGCGGCAGGGAAATCACTTAAGCAATGAAAACGCTCCGGCTGCCGGCTCCTTCCGTCAAGAAGTCATCAAAGACTACGGGCCAGGGCCGTTTGTGGTGAATATCGAAATGGTTACGAAGATGAACGCCGCTTACCGAACCGCCTTGTGGACGGGAGAGCATCTGCAGGTGACCTTGATGATGATCCCTGTCGGAGAGGACATCGGGCTGGAAGTTCATCCCCATACGGATCAATTCCTGCGGATTGAAGAAGGGGAAGGTCTTGTTCAAATGGGGGACAGCAAAGAAAAGCTGGATTATGAGGCCCGTGTTTACGATAACTACGCCATCATGGTGCCTGCGGGAAAGTGGCACAATGTCACGAATAAGGGGGACAAACCGCTTCAGCTGTATGCGATCTATGCGCCGCCCCAGCATCCGACGGGTACGGTTCATGCAACCAAAGCGGCGGCCATGGCTTCCGAGGGAGGCCGCTGA